ATGTCGCACTGGGAGAAGATGTCTTCAATGCTGGTGGGGGTGACGCCGATGTTCAGGGCGCGCTGGCGGGCCAGAAAGTGGTCGTAGCCCAGCAGGGTGGGTTCAAATCCCTGGAGGCGCTTGACGAGGTTGCGGCCGATGTTGCCCAGGCCGATGATGCCCACGGTTTTTTTGGTCAGCTCGCTGCCCATGTATTTTTTCTTTTCCCACAGGCCTTCCCGGGTGGTGGCGTCCGCCTGGACGATGTGGCGGTAATACGCCAGAATCATGGCCATGACTTCCTCCGCCACGGCGTTGGAGTTGGCGCCGGGGGTGTTCATGACGTCCACATTCTTCTTGCGGGCGTACACGATGTCAATGTTGTCGTAGCCGGCTCCGGCGCGGATGACCAGCTTCAGGGAGGGGAGGGCGTCCATGATTGCCGGAGTGACTTTTTCACTGCGGACGATCAGGGCCACGGTGTCCGGATGGGCGGCGGCCTGTTCTTCCAGAGGCGTGTCGGCGTCCTGGACGACTTCATAGCCGGCCGTTTTAAGCGTATTGGCCGCTACGTCGGAGAGTTTGGTGGGAATAAGAACCTTGTTCATGTTGGTATGGTGGAAAATGTCATTGTTCAATGGTATGGACAAAAAGTCCGCTGCGCAGCTTGGGCTCAAACCACGTGGACTTGGGGGGCATGATTTCCCCGGCATCCGCCACGCGGAAGAGGTCGTCCATGGTGACGGGGTACAGGGAGAAGGCCAGCGCCATTTCTCCGGAGCAGCGGCGTTCCAGTTCTCCCAGGCCGCGGATGCCGCCTACGAAGTCGATGCGGTCGCTTGTGCGCGGATCGTCAATGCCCAGGATGGGGGCCAGCACATTCGCCTGGAGAATGGCGCAGTCCAGGCTTTCGATGGGATGGTCCGCCGGGAAGGTTCCCGGTTTGGCGGTGAGGGAATACCACCGGCCGTCCAGATACATGCCGAATTCGTGCTTGGCGCGGGGGGCGTAGCCTTCTCCGGGAACGGCGTCCGCAGGCGCCACGTCAAAGGAGGCGCGGAGCTTTTCTAGGAATTCTTCCCTGGACAGGCCGTTCAGGTCGCGCACGACGCGGTTGTAGTCCATGATGAAGAGGTCTTCATCACAGAAGACGACGGCCATCAGGTAATTGAATTCCTCCTGTCCCGTGTAGTCCGGGTGCTCCTTGCGCCGCCTGGCGGAAACGGCGGCGCTGGACGCCGTACGGTGATGGCCGTCCGCTATGTAAAGAGCATCCACTTCTTCAAAGCCTTTGCGGATGGCTTCCACCGTGCCGGGATCGGAGACGGGCCACAGGATGTGGGTAACGCCGTCGTCCGTGGTGAAATCGTACTCCGGTTTGTGGAATTTGATCCATTCCCGGATGATGCCGGAAAGGCCCTCGTGCTTGCGGTAGGCCAGGAATACCGGTTCCGTCTGGGCGGAACAGGCGTCAAAGTGCTCAATGCGGTCCAGCTCCTTTTCCCTGCGGGTCAGTTCATGCTTTTTGATGACGTCGCTGGCGTATTCATCCACGGAGGCGCAGCCGACGATGCCCGTCTGCACGCGGCCCCACATGATCTGGCGGTAAATGTAGAAGGAAGGTTTTTCATCCCGGACGAGGTAGCCCTTGCGGACGAATGCTTCCAGGTTTTCCCGCGCCTTGGCATAGGTTTCCGGGGCGTGGATGGCGGTTTCGCTCGTGTCGATGTCGGAGCGGCAGATGTGGAGGAAGGAGGCGTCGTTTCCGGCGGCCATTTCCCTGGCCTCCCGGTGGTTCATGACGTCATAGGGGAGGGAGGAAACCCGCGCGGCCAGTTCCCGGGGCGGACGGAGGGCGGGGAAGGGATGGAGTGTGGACATGGAAAAATGAGAGAGTACAGAAGGTTAATGACGGAGGGAGCAATGATATAGCGCACGGATGCCGGAGACAAGCCCCGCCAAAATACATGCCGCAATGAACAGCAGCAGGTACCGCATGGGCGCTCCTGCCGCTTTGAGAAAATCCAGGGGCTTGAACAGGAGAAGCCGGACAAACTCTCCGCCTCCCGGAATGCTGTTCAACAGCAGGAGCATCCCGATGAGCAGCAGGAACAGGCTTGCCGCGGCGGCCATGCTCCATGTGCAGGAGCGCGCCATTTCCCCCGCCTGTTCCCGGTCCAGGCGTTTTTTCACCAGGATCAGGTAGTACGGAACAAGCATTAGAAAGAAGGCTCCGGACCAGGGGCGCATGGCTTCATTCAAGGCTCCGGCGATGATGAGGGCCGTCAGGACGCAGGCGGAGGCGATGATGAACAGAGCCTGGAGCGCCGTGTGAAGAACCTTGTTCATGGCGGCTGTTCCGTTCATTCTCCGGAGGAGGCGTTCTTCCCTCTTTCCCGGGCGGGGCCGGAAAAGAGGGAAGGGAAAACGCTTACTTGAGTTTCAGGATGTCCACGATGTTGGACGTGATGGAGCGCATGTCGTCCATCGTCAGCTCACCCATGTGGGCGATGCGGAAGGTCTTGTTCTTCAAATCCCCGTAACCGTTGCCGAGCTGCATGCCGCGTTCGATCAGCACGTTGTTCAGGGCGGCGATGTCAATGTCCCTCGTGTTGCTGATGACCGTCAGGGTGCGGGAAAGATGGTCCCGGTTGGCGAAGACGCTGAAATATTCATCCGCCCAGGAGCGCACGAATTCCGCCATGGCTTCATGGCGCGCAAAGCGGTTTTCCACGCCTTCCTGCATGATGCGCTGGAGCTGGAGGTCCATGGCGTACATGATGGAGACGCAGGGGGTGTTCGTGTACTGGTAGTCCTTTTTCTGGATAGTGTCGTAAATGGAGCGCAGGTCAAAGTAGCAACCGCGGTTGGGGACGGAGGCGGTGCGTTCATAAGCCTTTTGGGACAGCGTGCAGACAGCCATGCCGGGGGGGAGCGCCAGCGCCTTCTGGGTGGAGGTCACCAGCACGTCCACGCCCAGCCTGTCCGTTTCAATCCGGGAGCCGGCGGCGGAACTTACCGCGTCCATGCACCATACGACGTCCGGGTATTTTTTGAGTACTTCCGCAATTTCCTCCACCGGGTTCTGGACGCCGGTGGACGTTTCATTATGGGTGATGCAGATAGTGTCGTACTTGCCGGTGGAGAGGGCGGCGTCCACCATTTCCGGGGTGGTGGGCTGGCCGAGTTCGCTCTTGAAAATGTCGGAGGGAACGCCGTTGCCCGTGGCAATCTTGTACCATTTGTCGCCGAAGGCGCCCACGGAAAAAATGGCGGCTCGCTTGGCGGTGCAGGAACGCACGGCGCCTTCCATCAAGCCCGTACCGGAGGAAGTGGAGAGCAGGATTTCCTGTTCCGTCAGCAGAATGCGGCGCAGATTGTTGGAAATGCGGCGCTGCAGGGCGGAAGCCGCCTTGGATCGGTGCCCCATCATCGGGCCGCTCATGGCGGCAAGTACTTCAGGTGCTACTTCAGTGGGTCCGGGAATGAATAATTTGGTTGCCATT
This portion of the Akkermansia massiliensis genome encodes:
- a CDS encoding DUF1015 domain-containing protein; protein product: MSTLHPFPALRPPRELAARVSSLPYDVMNHREAREMAAGNDASFLHICRSDIDTSETAIHAPETYAKARENLEAFVRKGYLVRDEKPSFYIYRQIMWGRVQTGIVGCASVDEYASDVIKKHELTRREKELDRIEHFDACSAQTEPVFLAYRKHEGLSGIIREWIKFHKPEYDFTTDDGVTHILWPVSDPGTVEAIRKGFEEVDALYIADGHHRTASSAAVSARRRKEHPDYTGQEEFNYLMAVVFCDEDLFIMDYNRVVRDLNGLSREEFLEKLRASFDVAPADAVPGEGYAPRAKHEFGMYLDGRWYSLTAKPGTFPADHPIESLDCAILQANVLAPILGIDDPRTSDRIDFVGGIRGLGELERRCSGEMALAFSLYPVTMDDLFRVADAGEIMPPKSTWFEPKLRSGLFVHTIEQ
- a CDS encoding pyridoxal-phosphate-dependent aminotransferase family protein, producing MATKLFIPGPTEVAPEVLAAMSGPMMGHRSKAASALQRRISNNLRRILLTEQEILLSTSSGTGLMEGAVRSCTAKRAAIFSVGAFGDKWYKIATGNGVPSDIFKSELGQPTTPEMVDAALSTGKYDTICITHNETSTGVQNPVEEIAEVLKKYPDVVWCMDAVSSAAGSRIETDRLGVDVLVTSTQKALALPPGMAVCTLSQKAYERTASVPNRGCYFDLRSIYDTIQKKDYQYTNTPCVSIMYAMDLQLQRIMQEGVENRFARHEAMAEFVRSWADEYFSVFANRDHLSRTLTVISNTRDIDIAALNNVLIERGMQLGNGYGDLKNKTFRIAHMGELTMDDMRSITSNIVDILKLK